From a region of the Haematobia irritans isolate KBUSLIRL chromosome 4, ASM5000362v1, whole genome shotgun sequence genome:
- the Frl gene encoding formin-like protein isoform X4 — MGSVKSRAISSDDEHINPSSSNFPEQNHTKGQGNNGSYLQKNDLRYDMGNSSSYHPVRQASVRSRSQLPIPSHEELDRKFTKVLASMDLPPDKAKLLKNYDDEKKWDIICDQEMVQAKDSPSHYLTKLRTYLDPKASRSHRKRKMVGESTSTQVLRDLEISLRTNHIEWVKEFLDDSNKGLDVLVDYLSFRLQMMRHEQRVQESLSESEERLNFNNSGEGMAASSLGGTSALGGVSSSNLLDSTRYHHGNVSTFNAISNGILRPSLLGILDTPSVRRRSRHITKLNMGASTDDIHVCIMCLRAIMNNKYGFNMVIQHREAINCIALSLIHKSLRTKALVLELLAAICLVKGGHEIILSAFDNFKNVCQESHRFQTLMEYFMNFEAFNIDFMVACMQFMNIVVHSVEDMNYRVHLQYEFTALGLDKYLEKLRLTESEELKVQISAYLDNVFDVAALMEDSETKTAALERVQELEDQIEREVDRNSELLYKLAEMDTEVRFLKAEREDLLATKLKFDEEVTTLRRILKQNEQELKKRESLLQSKNLELQTLTRSLPRSPSSAGNELGTNSGVNESPVECVSPPLPPPPPPLAQEQAMCLPPPPPPPAPPAPPPPPLGYGIVSNAFTPPTPSTSQRASPQQNNTQLVFQPPPPPVAGFMPAPDGAMTIKRKVPTKYKLPTLNWIALKPNQVRGTIFNELDDEKIYKYIDFNEFEERFKIGVGGGLSSGSNSEVDGTLQSYPSKRFKKPDNISLLEHTRLRNIAISRRKLDMPIDEVISAIHSLDLKKLSLENVELLQKMVPTDVEVKSYKEYIIERKDQNLLTDEDKFMLQLSKVERISSKLSIMNYMGNFFDCLHLICPQIQSITSASTSLKQSRKFKALLEIVLAFGNYLNSNKRGPAYGFKLQSLDTLIDTKSTDKRSSLLHYIVATIRQKFPELLNFETELYCTDKAAQVSLENIVTDVHDLEKGMELVKKEAELRVKGAQTHILRDFLNNSEDKLKKIKFELKSAQDAFKECVEYFGESSRNADAAAFFSLIVRFSRAFKAYDQENEQRRRLEQAAAAAATKKENEQVQLRNKSNHKKQQDAVINELKCKANSVREKKLLQQDEVYNGALEDILLGLKSEPYRRADAVRRSQRRRIDNNRLSRTLEELDV, encoded by the exons ATGGGTAGTGTGAAGTCGCGTGCTATATCATCCGATGATGAGCATATAAATCCTAGTTCTTCAAACTTTCCTGAACAAAACCATACAAAGGGCCAGGGGAACAATGGCAGCTACTTACAAAAGAATGATTTACGTTATGACATGGGGAATAGCTCGAGTTACCACCCAGTTCGTCAAGCTAGCGTTAGAAGCAGGAGCCAGCTTCCTATCCCCAGCCATGAGGAATTGGACAGAAAATTCACAAAAGTATTG GCATCTATGGATTTACCACCGGATAAAGCAAAACTGTTAAAAAACTATGACGATGAAAAGAAATGGGATATAATATGCGATCAG GAAATGGTCCAAGCAAAGGATTCGCCATCGCACTATTTAACCAAACTCCGCACTTACTTGGATCCCAAAGCTTCCCGTAGTCATAGA AAAAGAAAAATGGTTGGTGAAAGCACTTCCACTCAAGTATTACGAGATTTAGAGATTTCACTGCGAACTAACCACATTGAGTGGGTTAAAGAATTCCTGGACGATTCTAACAAAGGGCTTGATGTATTAGTTGATTATTTAAGCTTTCGACTTCAAATGATGCGCCATGAACAAAGAGTTCAAGAATCTCTAAGCGAATCGGAAGAGCGACTAAACTTCAACAATAGTGGCGAGGGAATGGCAGCATCATCATTAGGTGGGACCAGTGCATTGGGTGGAGTTAGTAGTTCTAATTTATTAGACTCTACGAGATACCACCATGGAAATGTTTCGACTTTTAATGCTATTTCCaatggtattttaagaccatcacTTCTGGGTATCTTGGACACTCCTAGCGTGAGAAGACGTTCGCgacatattacaaaattaaatatggGAGCCTCGACAGATGATATACATGTTTGCATTATGTGTTTACGTGCAATAATGAATAATAAGTACGGATTTAATATGGTTATTCAGCACCGCGAGGCAATCAATTGCATTGCTTTAAGTCTAATACATAAATCTTTGCGCACAAAAGCTCTAGTACTGGAACTTTTGGCAGCCATTTGTTtagttaagggtggtcacgaaattattttgtcagcatttgacaattttaaaaatgtttgtcaagaaTCCCATCGATTTCAAACCCTTATGGAGTATTTTATGAACTTTGAAGCATTTAATATAGATTTTATGGTCGCCTGCATGCAATTCATGAATATTGTTGTACATTCCGTTGAAGATATGAACTATCGCGTACACCTTCAATATGAGTTTACGGCCTTAGGGCTTGATAAGTACTTGGAAAAGCTCCGACTTACAGAATCGGAAgagttaaaagtacaaatatctgCGTATTTGGATAATGTTTTCGATGTAGCTGCTTTAATGGAGGATTCAGAGACAAAGACAGCCGCACTAGAGCGCGTTCAAGAGCTAGAAGATCAAATAGAACGCGAAGTAGATAGAAATTCAGAATTGTTGTATAAGTTAGCTGAAATGGATACAGAAGTTCGCTTTCTTAAAGCGGAACGGGAAGACCTCTTAGCAACAAAACTGAAATTTGATGAGGAGGTAACAACATTGCgtagaattttaaaacaaaatgaacAAGAGCTTAAAAAGCGAGAGTCGTTGCTGCAGAGCAAAAACCTAGAATTGCAAACGTTAACGCGTTCGTTACCTCGATCCCCCTCAAGTGCTGGAAATGAATTGGGAACAAACTCTGGTGTCAATGAATCTCCTGTTGAATGTGTGTCTCCCCCactcccccctccgccaccaccaCTCGCGCAAGAACAAGCAATGTGTTTACCTCCCCCTCCGCCGCCACCAGCACCCCCagcaccaccaccaccgccGCTGGGGTATGGCATAGTTTCAAATGCATTTACTCCCCCAACTCCTTCAACGTCACAACGTGCCTCGCCACAGCAAAATAACACTCAATTGGTATTTCAACCGCCTCCTCCACCAGTCGCAGGTTTTATGCCAGCTCCAGATGGCGCCATGACTATCAAACGAAAAGTTCCGACCAAATATAAACTTCCAACTTTGAATTGGATAGCGCTTAAACCAAATCAG GTACGCGGAACAATTTTCAACGAATTAGATGAcgagaaaatttacaaatacaTTGACTTCAATGAGTTCGAAGAGCGATTCAAAATAGGCGTTGGTGGCGGTTTATCTTCTGGCAGTAACTCTGAAGTCGATGGAACTCTTCAATCATATCCAAGCAAGCGGTTTAAGAAACCTGACAATATATCATTACTTGAGCATACGAGATTACGAAATATTG CAATATCTCGAAGAAAGTTGGACATGCCTATCGACGAAGTTATTTCTGCAATACATAGTTtagatttgaaaaaattgtctttggAAAATGTAGAGCTTCTGCAGAAAATGGTGCCGACAGATGTGGAAGTTAAAAGCTATAAGGAATATATAATTGAACGAAAGGATCAAAATCTACTTACAGACGAAGATAAATTTATGCTTCAATTGTCTAAAGTAGAAAGAATCtcatcaaaattgtctataatgaACTATATGGGAAATTTCTTTGATTGCTTGCATTTAATATGTCCG caaaTACAATCTATAACTTCTGCATCAACATCCCTTAAACAATCACGGAAATTTAAAGCTCTTTTGGAAATAGTATTGGCGTTTGGGAACTATTTAAATAGCAATAAACGTGGCCCAGCTTACGGATTCAAATTACAATCTTTGGAtactttaattgatacaaaatcaACCGATAAGCGTTCATCGTTGTTGCACTATATTGTAGCAACTATTCGTCAGAAATTTCCCGAATTACTCAATTTTGAGACAGAACTTTACTGTACGGATAAGGCTGCTCAAGTTTCTCTAGAGAACATTGTTACAGATGTTCACGATTTGGAGAAAGGTATGGAATTGGTAAAGAAAGAGGCAGAGTTGCGCGTAAAGGGAGCGCAGACGCATATCCTtcgtgattttttaaataattccgAAGAtaagctaaaaaaaattaaattcgagcTAAAAAGTGCTCAGGATGCTTTTAAAGAGTGCGTAGAATATTTCGGAGAGTCGTCGAGAAATGCGGATGCTGCtgcatttttttcattaattgttCGATTTTCCCGAGCATTTAaa GCATATGACCAAGAAAATGAACAGAGGAGGCGATTGGAACAAGCAGCTGCAGCGGCAGCCACTAAGAAAGAAAATGAGCAAGTTCAATTGCGAAACAAATCGAACCACAAAAAACAGCAG GACGCTGTTATTAATGAATTAAAATGTAAGGCGAATTCAGTCCGGGAGAAAAAGCTATTGCAACAGGATGAAGTTTATAATGGGGCTCTTGAAGATATATTGCTTGGTTTGAAAAGCGAACCCTATCGACGTGCAGACGCAGTTAGGCGCAGTCAGCGTAGACGTATTGATAATAATCGTTTGTCTCGCACTCTCGAAGAGCTCGATGTCTAA
- the Frl gene encoding formin-like protein isoform X5: MGSVKSRAISSDDEHINPSSSNFPEQNHTKGQGNNGSYLQKNDLRYDMGNSSSYHPVRQASVRSRSQLPIPSHEELDRKFTKVLASMDLPPDKAKLLKNYDDEKKWDIICDQEMVQAKDSPSHYLTKLRTYLDPKASRSHRLYFLYFFCQKRKMVGESTSTQVLRDLEISLRTNHIEWVKEFLDDSNKGLDVLVDYLSFRLQMMRHEQRVQESLSESEERLNFNNSGEGMAASSLGGTSALGGVSSSNLLDSTRYHHGNVSTFNAISNGILRPSLLGILDTPSVRRRSRHITKLNMGASTDDIHVCIMCLRAIMNNKYGFNMVIQHREAINCIALSLIHKSLRTKALVLELLAAICLVKGGHEIILSAFDNFKNVCQESHRFQTLMEYFMNFEAFNIDFMVACMQFMNIVVHSVEDMNYRVHLQYEFTALGLDKYLEKLRLTESEELKVQISAYLDNVFDVAALMEDSETKTAALERVQELEDQIEREVDRNSELLYKLAEMDTEVRFLKAEREDLLATKLKFDEEVTTLRRILKQNEQELKKRESLLQSKNLELQTLTRSLPRSPSSAGNELGTNSGVNESPVECVSPPLPPPPPPLAQEQAMCLPPPPPPPAPPAPPPPPLGYGIVSNAFTPPTPSTSQRASPQQNNTQLVFQPPPPPVAGFMPAPDGAMTIKRKVPTKYKLPTLNWIALKPNQVRGTIFNELDDEKIYKYIDFNEFEERFKIGVGGGLSSGSNSEVDGTLQSYPSKRFKKPDNISLLEHTRLRNIAISRRKLDMPIDEVISAIHSLDLKKLSLENVELLQKMVPTDVEVKSYKEYIIERKDQNLLTDEDKFMLQLSKVERISSKLSIMNYMGNFFDCLHLICPQIQSITSASTSLKQSRKFKALLEIVLAFGNYLNSNKRGPAYGFKLQSLDTLIDTKSTDKRSSLLHYIVATIRQKFPELLNFETELYCTDKAAQVSLENIVTDVHDLEKGMELVKKEAELRVKGAQTHILRDFLNNSEDKLKKIKFELKSAQDAFKECVEYFGESSRNADAAAFFSLIVRFSRAFKAYDQENEQRRRLEQAAAAAATKKENEQVQLRNKSNHKKQQKLGCVTMESSLLHKTLINLA; this comes from the exons ATGGGTAGTGTGAAGTCGCGTGCTATATCATCCGATGATGAGCATATAAATCCTAGTTCTTCAAACTTTCCTGAACAAAACCATACAAAGGGCCAGGGGAACAATGGCAGCTACTTACAAAAGAATGATTTACGTTATGACATGGGGAATAGCTCGAGTTACCACCCAGTTCGTCAAGCTAGCGTTAGAAGCAGGAGCCAGCTTCCTATCCCCAGCCATGAGGAATTGGACAGAAAATTCACAAAAGTATTG GCATCTATGGATTTACCACCGGATAAAGCAAAACTGTTAAAAAACTATGACGATGAAAAGAAATGGGATATAATATGCGATCAG GAAATGGTCCAAGCAAAGGATTCGCCATCGCACTATTTAACCAAACTCCGCACTTACTTGGATCCCAAAGCTTCCCGTAGTCATAGA CTTTACTTCCTTTACTTTTTCTGCCAGAAAAGAAAAATGGTTGGTGAAAGCACTTCCACTCAAGTATTACGAGATTTAGAGATTTCACTGCGAACTAACCACATTGAGTGGGTTAAAGAATTCCTGGACGATTCTAACAAAGGGCTTGATGTATTAGTTGATTATTTAAGCTTTCGACTTCAAATGATGCGCCATGAACAAAGAGTTCAAGAATCTCTAAGCGAATCGGAAGAGCGACTAAACTTCAACAATAGTGGCGAGGGAATGGCAGCATCATCATTAGGTGGGACCAGTGCATTGGGTGGAGTTAGTAGTTCTAATTTATTAGACTCTACGAGATACCACCATGGAAATGTTTCGACTTTTAATGCTATTTCCaatggtattttaagaccatcacTTCTGGGTATCTTGGACACTCCTAGCGTGAGAAGACGTTCGCgacatattacaaaattaaatatggGAGCCTCGACAGATGATATACATGTTTGCATTATGTGTTTACGTGCAATAATGAATAATAAGTACGGATTTAATATGGTTATTCAGCACCGCGAGGCAATCAATTGCATTGCTTTAAGTCTAATACATAAATCTTTGCGCACAAAAGCTCTAGTACTGGAACTTTTGGCAGCCATTTGTTtagttaagggtggtcacgaaattattttgtcagcatttgacaattttaaaaatgtttgtcaagaaTCCCATCGATTTCAAACCCTTATGGAGTATTTTATGAACTTTGAAGCATTTAATATAGATTTTATGGTCGCCTGCATGCAATTCATGAATATTGTTGTACATTCCGTTGAAGATATGAACTATCGCGTACACCTTCAATATGAGTTTACGGCCTTAGGGCTTGATAAGTACTTGGAAAAGCTCCGACTTACAGAATCGGAAgagttaaaagtacaaatatctgCGTATTTGGATAATGTTTTCGATGTAGCTGCTTTAATGGAGGATTCAGAGACAAAGACAGCCGCACTAGAGCGCGTTCAAGAGCTAGAAGATCAAATAGAACGCGAAGTAGATAGAAATTCAGAATTGTTGTATAAGTTAGCTGAAATGGATACAGAAGTTCGCTTTCTTAAAGCGGAACGGGAAGACCTCTTAGCAACAAAACTGAAATTTGATGAGGAGGTAACAACATTGCgtagaattttaaaacaaaatgaacAAGAGCTTAAAAAGCGAGAGTCGTTGCTGCAGAGCAAAAACCTAGAATTGCAAACGTTAACGCGTTCGTTACCTCGATCCCCCTCAAGTGCTGGAAATGAATTGGGAACAAACTCTGGTGTCAATGAATCTCCTGTTGAATGTGTGTCTCCCCCactcccccctccgccaccaccaCTCGCGCAAGAACAAGCAATGTGTTTACCTCCCCCTCCGCCGCCACCAGCACCCCCagcaccaccaccaccgccGCTGGGGTATGGCATAGTTTCAAATGCATTTACTCCCCCAACTCCTTCAACGTCACAACGTGCCTCGCCACAGCAAAATAACACTCAATTGGTATTTCAACCGCCTCCTCCACCAGTCGCAGGTTTTATGCCAGCTCCAGATGGCGCCATGACTATCAAACGAAAAGTTCCGACCAAATATAAACTTCCAACTTTGAATTGGATAGCGCTTAAACCAAATCAG GTACGCGGAACAATTTTCAACGAATTAGATGAcgagaaaatttacaaatacaTTGACTTCAATGAGTTCGAAGAGCGATTCAAAATAGGCGTTGGTGGCGGTTTATCTTCTGGCAGTAACTCTGAAGTCGATGGAACTCTTCAATCATATCCAAGCAAGCGGTTTAAGAAACCTGACAATATATCATTACTTGAGCATACGAGATTACGAAATATTG CAATATCTCGAAGAAAGTTGGACATGCCTATCGACGAAGTTATTTCTGCAATACATAGTTtagatttgaaaaaattgtctttggAAAATGTAGAGCTTCTGCAGAAAATGGTGCCGACAGATGTGGAAGTTAAAAGCTATAAGGAATATATAATTGAACGAAAGGATCAAAATCTACTTACAGACGAAGATAAATTTATGCTTCAATTGTCTAAAGTAGAAAGAATCtcatcaaaattgtctataatgaACTATATGGGAAATTTCTTTGATTGCTTGCATTTAATATGTCCG caaaTACAATCTATAACTTCTGCATCAACATCCCTTAAACAATCACGGAAATTTAAAGCTCTTTTGGAAATAGTATTGGCGTTTGGGAACTATTTAAATAGCAATAAACGTGGCCCAGCTTACGGATTCAAATTACAATCTTTGGAtactttaattgatacaaaatcaACCGATAAGCGTTCATCGTTGTTGCACTATATTGTAGCAACTATTCGTCAGAAATTTCCCGAATTACTCAATTTTGAGACAGAACTTTACTGTACGGATAAGGCTGCTCAAGTTTCTCTAGAGAACATTGTTACAGATGTTCACGATTTGGAGAAAGGTATGGAATTGGTAAAGAAAGAGGCAGAGTTGCGCGTAAAGGGAGCGCAGACGCATATCCTtcgtgattttttaaataattccgAAGAtaagctaaaaaaaattaaattcgagcTAAAAAGTGCTCAGGATGCTTTTAAAGAGTGCGTAGAATATTTCGGAGAGTCGTCGAGAAATGCGGATGCTGCtgcatttttttcattaattgttCGATTTTCCCGAGCATTTAaa GCATATGACCAAGAAAATGAACAGAGGAGGCGATTGGAACAAGCAGCTGCAGCGGCAGCCACTAAGAAAGAAAATGAGCAAGTTCAATTGCGAAACAAATCGAACCACAAAAAACAGCAG AAACTTGGTTGCGTGACTATGGAAAGCAGTTTATTACATAAAACGCTAATTAATTTGGCCTGA